The following are encoded in a window of Arthrobacter antioxidans genomic DNA:
- a CDS encoding thermonuclease family protein — protein sequence MTHARLCRLAPATLLTVAVLASTLTACNSSDPSGEPAGDFQPGTVVRVIDGDTLVINFDGDDQTVRLLNVDTPETKHPDKPVECLGLEATEKLESLTPPGTQVGLDFDVERTDRYDRVLAAVFIEDQTLVNAEIARVGLGVPVLIEPNKKYYDEVQAAYNEATAQKVGLMDVAAECTVPAEVADAVEALTAATEAPVGDTASAAAATAAGILAALTTAKAVRETLEAGKDTVRVLAIGADRTAELVRDLNTRITRGERSLASANIKATSLEKAEEAAQAAAAKAEAAKAVEAARIEAERIQAEAAEAARVEAERVQAEADARAEADRLAAEAAAIAEQERIRNLPPAPEPYIPPAAPYVPPAPPAAADPYPGYTGPRCYAPGGKTYRPC from the coding sequence ATGACCCATGCTCGCTTATGCCGGCTCGCACCGGCGACCCTCTTGACCGTCGCGGTTCTCGCCTCGACTCTGACTGCCTGTAACAGCTCCGACCCGTCCGGCGAGCCTGCGGGCGACTTCCAACCCGGCACCGTGGTGCGGGTAATCGATGGCGACACCCTCGTCATCAACTTCGACGGCGACGACCAGACGGTCCGCCTGTTAAACGTTGACACACCGGAGACGAAACATCCTGACAAGCCCGTCGAGTGCCTCGGCCTGGAGGCTACGGAGAAGCTCGAATCGTTGACGCCACCTGGAACGCAGGTCGGCCTCGATTTCGACGTCGAGCGGACAGATAGGTACGACCGCGTGCTGGCCGCCGTGTTCATCGAGGACCAGACCCTGGTCAACGCAGAAATCGCACGTGTGGGCCTAGGCGTTCCCGTTCTCATCGAGCCGAACAAGAAGTACTACGACGAGGTGCAAGCCGCATACAACGAGGCGACCGCTCAGAAGGTCGGATTGATGGACGTCGCTGCAGAGTGCACCGTCCCGGCAGAAGTGGCCGATGCCGTGGAGGCGCTCACTGCGGCAACCGAGGCTCCTGTCGGCGACACAGCATCAGCAGCCGCCGCGACCGCTGCCGGCATTCTTGCCGCCCTGACGACCGCAAAGGCCGTCCGGGAAACTCTCGAAGCGGGCAAGGACACGGTCCGCGTCCTCGCCATCGGAGCCGATCGCACTGCCGAATTGGTGCGTGATCTCAACACACGGATCACCAGAGGTGAACGGTCATTGGCCAGCGCCAACATCAAAGCGACCTCTCTCGAGAAAGCAGAAGAGGCAGCCCAAGCTGCAGCCGCCAAAGCAGAAGCAGCCAAGGCGGTCGAAGCCGCCCGCATCGAGGCCGAGCGCATTCAGGCAGAGGCTGCGGAAGCCGCGCGCGTCGAGGCAGAACGTGTTCAGGCAGAAGCCGACGCTCGCGCCGAAGCCGATCGACTGGCCGCCGAAGCCGCAGCAATCGCCGAGCAGGAGCGGATTCGGAATCTTCCACCCGCACCCGAGCCCTACATTCCACCCGCAGCGCCGTACGTCCCTCCGGCTCCCCCTGCGGCGGCAGATCCCTATCCCGGCTACACAGGGCCCCGCTGCTACGCACCCGGCGGGAAGACCTACCGCCCCTGTTGA
- a CDS encoding GmrSD restriction endonuclease domain-containing protein: protein MRTSTAIVAGLALFLVVIGLIAGGISGALIMAATFALFTGLYTLLTNRPSWARLGGRKAGAITAGAAVVAMLAGCAIAPASDTAPTAVAEQATASAEPTTTPSTSAPTASATPSAKPTPSPTPSPTSSPAPSDVAPLDSETVVDADGTPRAPSDQPAFNTTALAVLETLPIKGRAPKTGYDREEFGQAWADVDRNGCDTRNDMLNRDLTEIAYANSVPCKVQSGVLDDPYTGTVIPFLRGQATSSDVQIDHVVALSDAWQKGAQQLSFDQRVAFANDPLNLQSTDGPTNQQKSDGDAATWLPPNKGYRCEYVARQVSVKATYTLWVTQAEHDVMATILSDCNGILAPTNQMAPSIAAPAEPVETPAPAPVVVPVVPAPAPAAPAPVAPAPVAPAPAPVAPAPVAPAPAAPYYQNCSEVRAAGAAPIAAGSPGFQAKFDRDNDGIGCDS from the coding sequence GTGCGGACCTCGACAGCAATCGTCGCCGGTCTCGCCCTGTTCCTGGTGGTCATCGGCCTCATAGCAGGCGGCATCAGCGGGGCACTCATCATGGCTGCCACGTTCGCGCTCTTCACCGGGCTCTACACACTCCTGACCAACCGGCCGTCCTGGGCTCGCCTCGGAGGCCGGAAGGCCGGTGCGATCACCGCGGGTGCCGCCGTCGTCGCCATGCTCGCCGGATGCGCCATCGCCCCGGCCTCGGACACGGCGCCCACAGCTGTTGCTGAGCAGGCGACCGCGTCGGCCGAGCCGACGACGACGCCGAGCACCAGCGCTCCGACCGCGTCGGCAACGCCGTCCGCAAAGCCGACGCCGTCGCCCACCCCGAGCCCGACGTCGAGCCCGGCGCCCTCGGACGTCGCTCCGCTCGATTCGGAGACCGTTGTTGACGCGGACGGCACGCCCCGTGCGCCGTCGGACCAGCCCGCCTTCAACACCACAGCACTCGCGGTGCTGGAGACGCTGCCCATCAAGGGCCGCGCGCCGAAGACCGGGTACGACCGCGAGGAGTTCGGGCAGGCGTGGGCCGACGTCGACCGCAACGGGTGCGACACCCGCAACGACATGCTGAACCGCGACCTGACGGAGATCGCCTACGCCAACTCCGTTCCCTGCAAGGTGCAGTCCGGCGTGCTGGACGACCCCTACACCGGCACCGTGATCCCGTTCCTGCGCGGCCAGGCAACGAGCAGCGACGTGCAGATCGACCACGTCGTCGCGCTCTCGGACGCATGGCAGAAGGGTGCCCAGCAGCTGAGTTTCGACCAGCGCGTTGCCTTCGCGAACGATCCGCTGAACCTGCAGTCCACGGACGGCCCCACGAACCAGCAGAAGAGCGACGGCGACGCCGCCACGTGGCTGCCGCCGAACAAGGGCTACCGCTGCGAGTACGTGGCCCGGCAGGTCTCGGTCAAGGCGACCTATACCCTGTGGGTCACGCAGGCCGAACACGACGTCATGGCGACGATCCTGTCCGACTGCAACGGCATCCTCGCACCGACCAACCAGATGGCGCCGTCGATCGCAGCGCCGGCGGAACCGGTCGAGACGCCGGCACCCGCGCCCGTCGTCGTGCCGGTCGTGCCGGCACCGGCTCCCGCTGCTCCCGCACCCGTGGCACCTGCACCGGTAGCCCCGGCACCTGCGCCGGTCGCGCCCGCTCCAGTGGCTCCGGCTCCCGCTGCTCCGTACTACCAGAACTGCTCGGAAGTCCGCGCCGCGGGCGCGGCCCCGATCGCGGCGGGTTCGCCCGGTTTCCAGGCGAAGTTCGACCGCGACAACGACGGGATCGGCTGCGACAGCTAG
- a CDS encoding DUF6994 family protein encodes MAEIREIDVDYNFFNDTPAGKDPDSHSPTLRRYHQLLWTKPLPDGRPFELHAGLARSPYLVYEAAGTRFVLGSDTIATRHRRKLHHLYTQLSDEVNDAFLRRSYTICGFMIFPVSRGSINQRRGTHPRIQDRWDLTLEAIRRFYEGGTSPLAATLDRYAAFFTLFGSFDGYIKHFHLGDFLDNEGAVRFLLPFDNFKSAVLPSDLPTYAQYRQDSLELFEARRLRILDEINRSSLG; translated from the coding sequence ATGGCTGAAATTCGTGAGATCGACGTCGACTACAACTTCTTCAATGACACGCCGGCGGGTAAGGACCCTGACAGTCACAGCCCCACGCTCCGGCGATACCACCAGCTCCTATGGACCAAGCCGCTCCCTGACGGGCGACCGTTCGAGCTTCACGCTGGGCTTGCTCGCTCGCCGTACCTCGTGTACGAAGCAGCGGGCACAAGGTTTGTTCTCGGAAGCGACACAATAGCGACGCGGCATCGAAGGAAACTGCACCACCTCTACACGCAGCTTTCCGACGAGGTTAATGACGCGTTCCTGCGACGCTCGTACACGATTTGCGGCTTTATGATTTTTCCGGTTTCGCGGGGCAGTATCAACCAGAGGCGCGGAACTCACCCACGGATCCAAGATCGATGGGATTTGACCCTTGAAGCAATCCGGCGCTTCTATGAGGGCGGCACAAGCCCCTTGGCCGCGACGCTGGATCGCTACGCCGCGTTCTTCACGCTCTTCGGCTCCTTCGACGGATACATCAAACATTTCCATCTCGGCGACTTCCTCGATAATGAAGGTGCGGTGCGCTTCCTGCTCCCCTTCGACAACTTCAAGTCGGCGGTGCTGCCGTCCGATCTGCCCACTTATGCGCAATACCGCCAAGACAGTCTGGAACTGTTCGAGGCACGCCGCCTCCGCATTCTGGACGAGATCAACCGCTCGTCACTCGGCTGA
- a CDS encoding aldo/keto reductase, producing MKPLADLPPFIYGTTRLGHDDVPHEQQAHMARTAIDAGLWLHTSRQYDHALEVLGAAFEEDRSKVPPVIVKLGGGTADDVRATIAENIEPLGISSIDIGQLTGVGAFADDMPSGGPTLSDLQRIKDEGLVGRFVLEIFPWTSEAPLKALRAGHLDGLIDGYIFYLNPLQRFAANELWDELLAQDKAIISMRTVAGAPVHELRDVPGAAWKPYLQERAIEVAPIFERSGIESWAEFCIRFAHSTPQVVSTVGSASREENLRELLAYSQDITPLPQDIVDELFALHRRWSDETDIHAELWSM from the coding sequence ATGAAACCTCTGGCAGACCTTCCCCCGTTCATCTACGGCACCACGCGGCTCGGGCACGACGACGTCCCCCACGAGCAGCAGGCGCACATGGCCCGCACGGCGATCGACGCCGGCCTCTGGCTCCACACGTCCCGCCAGTACGACCACGCGCTCGAGGTCCTCGGTGCCGCCTTCGAAGAGGACCGCAGCAAGGTTCCGCCGGTCATCGTGAAACTGGGCGGCGGGACGGCCGACGATGTCCGCGCCACCATCGCCGAGAACATCGAGCCCCTGGGCATCAGCTCCATCGACATCGGGCAGCTCACCGGTGTGGGTGCGTTCGCGGACGACATGCCGTCGGGCGGCCCCACACTCTCCGACCTCCAGCGCATCAAGGACGAGGGCCTCGTGGGGCGCTTCGTCCTCGAGATCTTCCCGTGGACCTCGGAGGCCCCGCTCAAGGCGCTGCGGGCCGGGCATCTGGACGGTCTGATCGACGGCTACATCTTCTACCTCAACCCGTTGCAGCGCTTCGCGGCGAATGAGCTGTGGGACGAACTGCTGGCGCAGGACAAGGCCATCATCTCGATGCGCACCGTGGCCGGCGCTCCCGTCCATGAGCTGCGCGACGTCCCGGGCGCCGCGTGGAAGCCGTACCTGCAGGAGCGGGCCATCGAGGTGGCGCCCATCTTCGAGCGCTCCGGCATCGAGAGCTGGGCCGAGTTCTGCATCCGCTTCGCGCACAGCACCCCGCAGGTGGTCTCCACCGTCGGTTCGGCGAGCCGCGAGGAGAACCTGCGCGAGCTGCTCGCCTACAGCCAGGACATCACGCCACTGCCGCAGGACATCGTGGACGAGCTCTTCGCCCTGCACCGGCGCTGGTCGGACGAGACGGACATCCACGCGGAGCTGTGGAGCATGTAG
- a CDS encoding helix-turn-helix transcriptional regulator yields MDRAAEISAFLRSRRARLSPTDLGAPFDGRVRRVPGLRREEVARLAGMSADYYMRIEQGRGGAVSLEIIDAIAQALRLDTVERNHLLNLCGTPTPHHTPTYEPQRVRPGLYDLLSVMESVPAIILGRRTDVLASNRLARALMTDFEALPATRRNYARFILLDPKARELYEDWEQVSEQTTAMLHLDVGRFPDDRQLADLIADLREGCPEFPRFWDDQNVHEKDQGEIRFHHPVVGDFTLHYQTLLVPGEADQSVCTYYGAPGSGSEAALARLARATTSAPAPA; encoded by the coding sequence ATGGACCGGGCCGCAGAGATCTCCGCTTTCCTGCGCTCGCGACGCGCACGGCTCTCACCCACCGACCTCGGTGCTCCGTTCGACGGCCGTGTGCGCCGGGTTCCCGGGCTCCGTCGCGAGGAAGTGGCCCGCCTCGCCGGGATGAGCGCCGACTACTACATGCGGATCGAGCAGGGCCGCGGGGGTGCGGTGTCCCTCGAGATCATCGACGCCATCGCCCAGGCCCTCCGCCTCGACACCGTGGAGCGGAACCACCTCCTCAACCTCTGCGGCACCCCCACCCCGCACCACACACCCACGTACGAGCCGCAGCGGGTGCGGCCCGGGCTGTACGACCTGCTGTCCGTCATGGAGTCCGTCCCCGCGATCATCCTCGGCCGCCGCACGGACGTGCTCGCCAGCAACCGCCTGGCGCGGGCGCTGATGACCGACTTCGAGGCCCTCCCGGCCACCCGCCGTAACTACGCCCGCTTCATCCTGCTGGACCCGAAGGCGCGGGAGCTCTACGAGGACTGGGAACAGGTCAGCGAGCAGACCACCGCGATGCTCCACCTCGATGTCGGACGCTTTCCGGACGATCGCCAGCTCGCCGACCTCATCGCCGACCTTCGCGAGGGCTGCCCCGAATTCCCGCGCTTCTGGGACGACCAGAACGTCCACGAGAAGGACCAGGGCGAGATCCGCTTCCACCACCCGGTGGTCGGCGACTTCACGCTGCACTACCAGACCCTGCTCGTCCCCGGCGAGGCGGACCAGAGCGTCTGCACCTACTACGGGGCACCGGGTTCCGGCAGCGAAGCGGCGCTCGCGCGCCTGGCCCGGGCGACGACGTCGGCCCCGGCTCCCGCCTGA
- the hxlB gene encoding 6-phospho-3-hexuloisomerase — MTQAPEDHSVPAGLRLLHEELVGAADGLQDEQLSALVIEIQQARRVFVTGGGRSGLALRMHAMRLMHLGLTVHVVGETTTPAIGDGDLLLVASGSGTTAGAVAVAETAGSVGARVAAVTTDGESKLADLADSVVVIPAAQKTDHGGTASRQYSGSLFEQALLLVLDATFHTLWQADGTPAEDLWPRHANLE, encoded by the coding sequence ATGACCCAAGCACCCGAGGACCACTCGGTGCCCGCCGGCCTGCGCCTGCTCCACGAGGAACTCGTGGGTGCGGCGGACGGCCTGCAGGACGAGCAGCTCTCGGCGCTCGTCATCGAGATCCAGCAGGCGCGGCGCGTGTTCGTCACCGGGGGAGGGCGCAGCGGGCTCGCCCTGCGCATGCACGCCATGCGCCTCATGCACCTCGGCCTGACCGTCCACGTGGTGGGCGAGACCACGACGCCGGCCATCGGCGACGGCGACCTCCTCCTCGTCGCGTCGGGCTCCGGCACGACGGCGGGCGCAGTAGCCGTGGCCGAGACGGCGGGCAGCGTCGGCGCTCGTGTCGCGGCCGTGACCACCGACGGCGAGTCGAAGCTCGCGGACCTCGCGGACAGCGTGGTGGTCATCCCTGCCGCACAGAAGACGGACCACGGCGGCACGGCGTCGCGCCAGTACTCCGGCAGCCTGTTCGAGCAGGCCCTGCTCCTGGTGCTCGACGCCACCTTCCACACCCTCTGGCAGGCCGACGGCACCCCCGCCGAAGACCTCTGGCCCCGGCACGCGAACCTCGAATAG
- the hxlA gene encoding 3-hexulose-6-phosphate synthase: MKLQLAMDVLTVEDALELSGKVAEYVDILELGTPLVKNEGMTAVTAIKEAHPDKIVFADLKTMDAGELEADVAFKAGADLVTVLGVADDSTIAGAIKAGKAHGKGVVVDLIGVDDKATRAKEVTDLGAEYVEFHAGLDEQAQEGYDLNTLLTAGTKSGVAFSVAGGVKLATLKDVQASGADVAVVGGGIYSADDPAQAAKDLRDAIG; this comes from the coding sequence ATGAAACTGCAACTCGCCATGGACGTACTGACCGTCGAAGACGCCCTCGAGCTCTCCGGGAAGGTCGCCGAGTACGTCGACATCCTCGAGCTCGGCACCCCGCTCGTCAAGAACGAGGGCATGACCGCCGTCACCGCCATCAAGGAAGCCCACCCGGACAAGATCGTCTTCGCGGACCTCAAGACCATGGACGCCGGCGAGCTCGAAGCGGACGTCGCCTTCAAGGCTGGCGCCGACCTCGTGACCGTGCTCGGCGTCGCCGACGATTCCACCATCGCCGGAGCCATCAAGGCCGGCAAGGCCCACGGCAAGGGCGTCGTCGTGGACCTCATCGGCGTCGACGACAAGGCGACCCGCGCCAAGGAGGTCACCGACCTCGGCGCCGAGTACGTCGAGTTCCACGCGGGCCTCGACGAGCAGGCCCAGGAGGGCTATGACCTGAACACCCTGCTCACCGCGGGCACGAAGTCCGGCGTCGCCTTCTCGGTGGCCGGTGGCGTGAAGCTCGCCACCCTCAAGGACGTCCAGGCCTCGGGTGCCGACGTCGCCGTCGTCGGCGGTGGCATCTACAGCGCCGACGATCCCGCCCAGGCTGCGAAGGACCTGCGCGACGCCATCGGCTGA
- a CDS encoding amidohydrolase encodes MTIDTAVLGLSDAHTTAMHELYRHLHAHPELSMQETHTAAFILEKLNHLGLEAFMCGGTGVVGVLRNGDGPVVGYRADTDGLPIAEDTGLDYASTTSGHLADGTEVPVMHGCGHDTHVTVGLTVAQLLTEHRDAWSGTVVFVFQPGEETGEGAEAMVEDGLWDKAPMPSIIYGQHVWPGLAGTVNISKGTAMAMADSWKVTVHGQQAHGSQPDQSIDPIVLGAHMVVRIQTIVAREVHPMKSAVVTIGTFHGGLKENIIPASAEFTVNVRTFDVDVRERVLGSLRRIISAEAAASGAPEPVIDEISSFPQCYNDPSSTEDVMAALGEVLGEDAVIESPPVMGSEDFGLLAEAIGVPSVYWFFGGHPQGLLDGDDPVPGNHSPFFAPAIEPTLTTGVLAAMTALLSKVGTTA; translated from the coding sequence ATGACCATCGACACCGCCGTCCTCGGCCTCTCCGACGCCCACACCACTGCCATGCATGAGCTGTACCGGCACCTCCACGCCCACCCCGAGCTGTCCATGCAGGAGACGCACACGGCCGCGTTCATCCTCGAGAAGCTGAACCACCTCGGGCTCGAGGCGTTCATGTGCGGCGGGACCGGCGTCGTCGGGGTGCTGCGCAACGGCGACGGACCCGTGGTCGGCTACCGTGCCGACACCGACGGTCTGCCCATCGCCGAGGACACCGGCCTGGACTACGCGAGCACGACGTCGGGCCACCTCGCCGACGGCACCGAGGTCCCCGTGATGCACGGCTGCGGCCACGACACCCACGTGACCGTGGGCCTCACTGTTGCACAGCTGCTCACGGAGCACCGAGACGCCTGGTCCGGCACGGTGGTCTTCGTCTTCCAGCCCGGTGAGGAGACCGGCGAGGGCGCCGAAGCCATGGTGGAGGACGGTCTGTGGGACAAGGCGCCCATGCCGTCGATCATCTACGGGCAGCACGTGTGGCCGGGCCTCGCCGGCACCGTGAACATCAGCAAAGGCACGGCCATGGCAATGGCCGACTCCTGGAAGGTCACCGTCCACGGCCAGCAGGCGCACGGCTCGCAGCCGGACCAGTCGATCGACCCGATCGTGCTCGGCGCGCACATGGTGGTCCGGATCCAGACGATCGTGGCCCGCGAGGTGCACCCGATGAAGTCGGCGGTCGTCACCATCGGTACGTTCCACGGGGGACTGAAGGAGAACATCATCCCGGCGTCGGCCGAGTTCACCGTCAACGTGCGCACGTTCGACGTCGACGTGCGGGAGCGCGTGCTCGGCTCGCTGCGGCGCATCATCAGCGCCGAGGCTGCCGCGTCGGGGGCGCCGGAGCCCGTGATCGACGAGATCAGCAGCTTCCCGCAGTGCTACAACGACCCCTCCTCCACGGAGGACGTCATGGCCGCGCTGGGCGAGGTGCTCGGCGAGGACGCCGTCATCGAGTCCCCGCCCGTGATGGGCAGCGAGGACTTCGGACTTCTCGCCGAGGCCATCGGCGTGCCGAGCGTCTACTGGTTCTTCGGTGGGCACCCGCAGGGCCTGCTCGACGG